In Gimesia benthica, a single window of DNA contains:
- a CDS encoding cation:proton antiporter — MTLFDFGVFPTQSFHLLAATEGTMWHSLADILILLATAIVLGTLAEQLRQSAILGYIAAGTLVGPNLLGWVADRQSIFDLAELGVALLLFAIGLEFSLPRLKRLGRIPLVAGILQIILTLLGGLSVSLLLSFSFPEALAIGAMIALSSTACVVRMLNDRAELDAPHGRTALGILLVQDMAVIPLMLIITALVGKGSAGEIAIQLSISFLLAVVFVAVFYGLFNFILPRLLELSSLRRNRDFPILLAMVMAAGSAWAAHRLGLSPALGAFVAGVLLAISPFATQIRADVQPLKTVLVTLFFSAVGMFGDLNWAVQHLGLVLAVVAAIITGKLLITFGAAWFCGQPWQFALGTGLCLAQVGEFSFVLATVARGTVDAPGILSETTFRLIISSTIATLLLTPYLIQLAPVAANLLRQLWGRKPAKNESHSPHIDITDLESSRETDDDLVLILGFGPAGQRVAGELLQVGLKKIVVVDLNHENLRMAEQYGLRSQLGDATQIEVLEHAGLYRSRLVITTLPSPTVCRQVIFLVRQMAPSTALYVRCRYHLHHWQLLAAGADVIVDEEEHVGECLAKHILDSPLLLQQLLKSNQKPESGQSSEQV, encoded by the coding sequence ATGACCTTGTTCGACTTTGGAGTTTTCCCCACTCAATCTTTTCATCTACTGGCTGCCACAGAAGGGACGATGTGGCATTCCCTGGCAGATATTCTCATCCTGCTGGCAACGGCCATTGTGCTGGGAACCCTGGCCGAACAGCTCAGACAGAGCGCCATTCTGGGTTACATCGCCGCGGGGACCCTCGTCGGCCCCAACCTTTTAGGCTGGGTCGCGGATCGACAGAGCATTTTTGACCTCGCGGAACTGGGGGTGGCTCTGCTGCTGTTTGCCATCGGTCTAGAATTTTCGCTACCGCGACTCAAGCGACTGGGACGCATCCCGCTGGTCGCCGGCATCCTGCAGATCATTCTCACCCTGCTCGGAGGACTGTCCGTCTCGCTGCTTTTGAGTTTTTCCTTTCCCGAGGCCCTCGCGATCGGAGCGATGATCGCCCTCAGCAGTACCGCGTGTGTTGTGCGCATGCTCAATGACCGGGCCGAACTCGATGCCCCTCACGGTCGCACCGCGTTGGGAATTCTACTGGTCCAGGACATGGCGGTCATTCCGCTGATGCTGATCATCACCGCGCTGGTCGGCAAAGGATCGGCGGGAGAGATCGCGATTCAGCTCTCGATCTCATTCCTACTGGCGGTTGTCTTTGTGGCTGTGTTTTATGGACTGTTCAATTTCATTCTACCCCGACTGCTGGAACTGTCATCTCTCAGACGGAACCGTGATTTCCCGATTCTGCTGGCGATGGTGATGGCGGCGGGCTCTGCCTGGGCCGCGCATCGACTCGGACTCAGCCCTGCGCTGGGTGCGTTCGTCGCGGGTGTGTTGCTGGCGATTTCCCCGTTTGCCACGCAAATTCGCGCCGATGTCCAGCCACTGAAAACCGTGCTCGTCACCCTGTTCTTCTCTGCCGTCGGCATGTTTGGTGACCTGAACTGGGCCGTCCAACACCTGGGACTCGTCCTCGCTGTCGTTGCGGCGATCATTACGGGCAAGCTGTTGATCACCTTCGGCGCAGCCTGGTTCTGCGGTCAGCCCTGGCAGTTCGCCCTAGGAACCGGTCTCTGTCTGGCCCAGGTCGGGGAATTCTCCTTCGTACTGGCCACCGTGGCGCGGGGCACAGTGGACGCACCGGGGATTCTCTCGGAAACCACATTCCGCCTGATCATTTCATCGACGATCGCCACGCTGCTGCTGACTCCCTACCTGATTCAGCTGGCACCGGTCGCCGCGAATCTGCTCCGCCAACTGTGGGGCCGAAAACCGGCTAAAAACGAATCACACTCCCCGCATATTGATATTACGGATCTGGAATCCAGCCGGGAGACCGATGATGATCTGGTTCTCATCCTGGGATTCGGTCCCGCCGGCCAGCGGGTCGCCGGCGAACTGCTGCAGGTCGGTCTGAAAAAGATTGTGGTCGTTGATCTCAACCACGAGAACCTGCGGATGGCAGAACAGTACGGTCTCCGTTCCCAGCTAGGCGATGCGACTCAGATCGAAGTGCTGGAACATGCGGGCCTGTATCGCTCCCGCCTGGTGATTACGACTCTGCCCAGCCCCACGGTTTGCCGCCAGGTAATTTTTCTGGTTCGTCAAATGGCCCCTTCGACGGCACTTTATGTTCGCTGCCGCTATCACCTGCACCACTGGCAGCTCCTGGCGGCGGGAGCGGATGTGATTGTTGATGAAGAAGAACACGTGGGCGAGTGTCTGGCGAAACACATTCTGGATTCCCCCCTACTGCTGCAGCAGCTGTTGAAGTCGAATCAGAAACCAGAGTCGGGACAGTCCTCCGAACAGGTATAA
- a CDS encoding homocitrate synthase/isopropylmalate synthase family protein, giving the protein MFQFFSGAKKHVKNKVKRAVIRHHRRSGAVLFSDTTLRDGEQMPGATLDPAEKLQIAKALEAAGVHSLDAGFPASSQADIEAIQSMVGVIKKPVLTALCRTLPGDIDAADEALAGNPPHKRGVSLFCGTSPLHRDFKLEKSKTEVLNLIVDSIQYAAEKFDIVAFSPEDASRTEVDFLCEVYREAIAAGATTIGFPDTVGILTPYKAQDLICQIQDQVPGIENVLLAVHFHNDLGLAVANTLACIDAGANVVQCTVNGIGERAGNAALEEVAMALHLHQDEFERPHKLDVSQLAPLCSLVSELTGIPLSPMKPIGGSNIFATEAGIHQDGLLKNPDTYLPYRPEAVGAEGVRLVLGRHSGRRAILHRLHELGREPSEQTVQRVMQAIKELPKGELVDDDLLLKLSS; this is encoded by the coding sequence ATGTTTCAGTTTTTCTCTGGTGCAAAAAAACACGTTAAGAATAAAGTCAAGCGGGCGGTGATCCGTCATCACCGACGTTCCGGTGCGGTCCTGTTCAGCGATACGACTCTACGTGACGGCGAACAGATGCCTGGCGCGACGCTCGATCCAGCAGAGAAACTGCAGATCGCGAAAGCCCTCGAAGCAGCTGGCGTGCATTCACTGGATGCCGGTTTTCCTGCTTCGTCGCAGGCGGACATCGAAGCGATTCAAAGTATGGTCGGTGTGATCAAGAAGCCGGTGCTCACGGCACTCTGTCGCACGCTGCCCGGCGACATCGACGCAGCCGACGAGGCGCTCGCCGGCAACCCGCCACACAAACGGGGCGTGAGTCTCTTCTGCGGGACGAGTCCGCTGCATCGTGACTTCAAACTGGAAAAGAGTAAAACCGAAGTCCTCAATCTGATAGTCGACAGTATTCAGTACGCGGCGGAAAAGTTCGACATCGTGGCGTTCAGTCCTGAAGATGCGAGTCGTACCGAAGTCGACTTCCTCTGTGAAGTCTACCGGGAAGCGATCGCTGCCGGGGCGACGACCATCGGGTTTCCCGATACCGTGGGTATCCTGACCCCGTACAAGGCGCAGGATCTGATCTGTCAGATTCAGGATCAGGTGCCCGGCATTGAGAACGTACTGCTGGCGGTGCACTTTCATAACGATCTGGGACTGGCGGTCGCGAATACGCTGGCCTGTATCGATGCGGGGGCGAACGTTGTGCAGTGTACCGTCAACGGCATTGGAGAGCGGGCCGGCAATGCTGCACTGGAAGAGGTCGCGATGGCCCTGCATCTGCATCAGGACGAATTTGAGCGACCGCATAAACTGGATGTCAGTCAACTCGCACCGCTCTGCAGTCTGGTTTCCGAACTAACGGGCATTCCTCTTTCACCGATGAAGCCGATCGGCGGTAGCAACATCTTCGCGACTGAAGCGGGCATCCACCAGGACGGACTGTTGAAGAACCCCGATACGTATCTGCCATATCGACCAGAGGCGGTCGGCGCAGAGGGCGTTCGACTGGTACTCGGACGTCACAGCGGCCGGAGAGCCATCCTGCACCGCCTGCATGAACTGGGACGTGAGCCGAGTGAGCAGACCGTGCAACGCGTGATGCAGGCCATTAAAGAACTCCCCAAGGGGGAGCTCGTCGATGATGACCTGCTGTTGAAACTCTCGAGCTGA
- a CDS encoding phosphoribosylformylglycinamidine synthase subunit PurQ, with amino-acid sequence MSTSPKVCVLRAPGTNCDIETAHAFDLCGAESTRIHLLKLLENPTQLNDYQILCLPGGFSYGDDVGAGIIFASHLQGQLGEVIGNFLAADKLVLGICNGFQVLLKSGILPGGAASWPPKADQPRDATLTWNNNGKYTSLWVNLGVLAKENVFLKDIDQIELPIAHAEGRIAVSDPSVIENWQANSQIAMCYRETGDAETTLQEEILPYPVNPNGSACNIAALGDPSGRVLGLMPHPERYLFATQHPQWTRLGLEGEGAGIQLFRNAVNYFA; translated from the coding sequence ATGTCAACTTCTCCCAAAGTCTGTGTGTTACGTGCCCCCGGAACGAACTGCGATATCGAAACGGCACATGCCTTTGATCTCTGTGGAGCCGAATCCACCCGCATCCATCTGCTCAAACTGCTCGAAAACCCGACGCAACTGAACGATTACCAGATCCTCTGCCTGCCTGGTGGCTTCAGTTATGGTGATGACGTGGGCGCGGGCATCATTTTCGCCAGTCACCTGCAGGGACAGCTGGGAGAAGTGATTGGCAACTTCCTGGCCGCTGACAAACTGGTACTGGGGATCTGTAACGGATTCCAGGTGCTGCTCAAATCGGGAATTTTGCCCGGTGGTGCTGCCAGCTGGCCCCCCAAAGCCGATCAACCCCGCGATGCCACACTGACCTGGAACAACAACGGCAAATACACATCGCTGTGGGTCAACCTGGGAGTGCTCGCCAAAGAGAACGTCTTCCTTAAAGACATCGACCAGATCGAACTGCCCATCGCGCACGCTGAAGGCCGCATCGCCGTCAGTGATCCGTCAGTCATCGAAAACTGGCAGGCCAATTCGCAGATCGCAATGTGCTATCGGGAAACCGGTGACGCTGAAACAACGCTCCAGGAGGAAATCCTCCCCTATCCTGTGAACCCGAACGGTTCGGCCTGTAACATCGCCGCCCTGGGAGATCCTTCCGGTCGCGTTCTGGGACTGATGCCTCACCCCGAGCGTTACCTGTTCGCCACACAGCATCCGCAGTGGACGCGTCTGGGCCTGGAAGGGGAAGGCGCAGGCATCCAGTTGTTCCGCAATGCGGTTAACTACTTCGCCTGA
- a CDS encoding prenyltransferase/squalene oxidase repeat-containing protein codes for MRYLLFQSGLSTRTPVSVRGLVLTLTLILSGAVQPVSAQPEINRSIDAQGKRYYTPPARLAVERGLQYLAERQHPDGSFGSGSTFKNNVAITALCGMAFLGDGNTPGRGKYGVQVQKAVDFILASCKPSGYIISPDSISHGPMYGHGFATLFLAEVYGMTRSKDVRVKLEKAVELIVKSQNSKGGWRYTPESKDADLSVTVCQIMALRAARNCGIFISKEVIDRCIDYVKKSQNPDGGFRYQLVRQAESEFPRSAAGVVALYSAGIYEGPEIENGLTYLMGRLPNQRYFRGSHYYYGQYYAVQAMWQAGQQYWDTWYTAIREELVAGQMASGSWRPDSSNCVEYSTAMSCIVLQIPRNNIPIFQR; via the coding sequence TTGCGATACCTGCTATTTCAATCAGGCCTCTCCACTCGAACCCCGGTTTCCGTCCGCGGTCTGGTTTTGACGCTGACGTTGATACTTAGCGGAGCAGTACAGCCCGTATCAGCTCAGCCGGAAATCAACCGTTCAATCGATGCGCAAGGTAAACGCTATTACACACCACCGGCGCGACTGGCGGTAGAGCGTGGTCTGCAATATCTGGCTGAACGTCAGCATCCCGATGGTTCTTTCGGTTCCGGTTCCACTTTCAAGAACAACGTGGCTATTACCGCGCTGTGTGGTATGGCTTTCCTGGGAGACGGGAACACACCGGGGCGGGGCAAGTACGGCGTTCAGGTTCAGAAAGCCGTCGACTTCATTCTGGCTTCCTGCAAGCCGTCCGGATATATCATTTCGCCCGACAGCATCTCACACGGCCCGATGTACGGTCATGGCTTTGCGACGCTGTTTCTCGCGGAAGTTTACGGGATGACGCGCAGTAAAGATGTCCGCGTTAAACTCGAAAAAGCGGTGGAGCTGATCGTCAAATCGCAGAACTCCAAAGGGGGCTGGCGCTACACGCCGGAAAGTAAGGACGCGGATCTCTCGGTTACCGTCTGTCAGATCATGGCCCTGCGGGCCGCTCGAAACTGCGGCATCTTTATCTCCAAAGAGGTCATCGATCGCTGCATCGATTATGTCAAAAAGAGTCAGAACCCCGATGGTGGCTTTCGCTACCAGCTGGTCCGGCAGGCCGAGAGTGAGTTTCCGCGCTCGGCAGCAGGCGTTGTCGCTTTATACAGTGCCGGGATCTATGAAGGTCCAGAGATCGAAAACGGGCTGACATACCTGATGGGCCGGTTGCCTAATCAGCGTTATTTCCGGGGCAGTCATTATTACTACGGTCAGTATTATGCCGTCCAGGCGATGTGGCAGGCGGGGCAGCAGTACTGGGATACCTGGTACACCGCGATTCGCGAAGAGCTCGTCGCCGGCCAGATGGCTAGTGGCAGCTGGCGTCCCGACAGTTCCAACTGCGTGGAATACAGCACGGCTATGTCCTGCATCGTTCTGCAGATCCCCCGCAATAACATCCCGATTTTCCAGCGTTGA
- a CDS encoding NPCBM/NEW2 domain-containing protein, translating to MRLFVVLCLTLLSCGLVSEPLQADELQTAAGKTITGELLQIEQNRFIIKSKAGTEEIPATEIVRVQLDPVDKLPPSGGLLILANGDRLHAEILRAAEEALVIRLTACPRLDELKVPLETIRAAYFRWPRATHARNRLIRQLEQTVKKTDLFYLKNGDYLEGEFLGFDEGGFQFESAAGETTVPRTGIAYFYFNPELIAFPQPEQLHYQLTLTDGSRVTVSTLSLNDSRLRAHTLFGADIICERDRLAAVTPLGGRVVPLSELEPSEYRFTPYLSRNWKWQRNRNVLSGPMISGGQYFDSGLGMHSAAELHYQLDGQYAAFETCVGLDDSAGTRASVKVQVLVDGKPVFQREVARHSKEIVKVPRIDLTGAQQLVLKVGFGKNADIEDHLNWCRPVLIKKP from the coding sequence ATGCGATTGTTCGTTGTGCTCTGTCTGACTCTGTTGTCCTGCGGTCTGGTTTCAGAACCGTTGCAGGCCGACGAATTGCAGACCGCGGCGGGGAAAACGATCACCGGCGAACTGCTGCAGATCGAGCAGAATCGATTCATAATCAAGAGCAAAGCAGGAACCGAAGAAATACCGGCGACAGAGATTGTCCGCGTGCAGCTGGATCCGGTTGACAAGCTGCCTCCCAGCGGGGGGCTGTTGATCCTGGCGAACGGCGACCGCCTGCATGCCGAGATTTTACGGGCTGCGGAGGAAGCCCTTGTGATTCGTCTGACTGCCTGTCCCCGGCTGGATGAACTGAAAGTTCCCCTCGAGACGATCCGGGCGGCTTATTTTCGCTGGCCCCGTGCCACACATGCCCGTAACCGCCTGATTCGTCAGCTGGAACAGACGGTCAAAAAGACCGATTTGTTCTACCTCAAAAACGGCGACTACCTCGAAGGCGAATTTCTGGGCTTCGATGAGGGCGGTTTCCAGTTCGAATCCGCGGCCGGTGAAACAACGGTGCCCCGTACTGGGATCGCCTATTTCTATTTCAATCCGGAGCTGATTGCATTTCCGCAGCCCGAACAGCTGCATTATCAACTCACACTCACCGACGGCTCGCGGGTCACGGTCTCCACACTCTCGTTGAACGATAGCCGACTGCGGGCTCACACCCTGTTTGGCGCAGACATCATCTGTGAGCGGGATCGCCTGGCCGCGGTCACTCCCCTGGGAGGGCGCGTGGTTCCCCTGTCGGAGCTGGAACCGTCTGAGTACCGTTTTACACCCTATCTCTCTCGAAACTGGAAGTGGCAGCGCAACCGGAATGTGCTTTCCGGACCAATGATTTCAGGGGGACAGTATTTCGATTCCGGTCTGGGTATGCACAGCGCAGCAGAGCTGCATTATCAACTGGACGGGCAGTATGCTGCGTTCGAGACTTGTGTGGGGCTGGATGATTCTGCAGGCACACGGGCCAGCGTCAAGGTGCAGGTCCTGGTGGATGGCAAGCCTGTCTTTCAACGCGAGGTGGCGCGGCACTCCAAAGAGATTGTCAAAGTCCCTCGGATCGATCTCACCGGCGCACAGCAGCTGGTGCTGAAAGTCGGTTTTGGTAAAAACGCGGACATTGAAGATCATCTCAACTGGTGTCGCCCGGTGCTGATTAAAAAGCCCTGA
- a CDS encoding PQQ-dependent sugar dehydrogenase, which yields MKTITSLALLLILAVCPPLSAEEKVDTSPAPVKLVKVFPYLQIDRPIVITHAGDGTDRLFIASQKGKIYIVPNTPEDEDLEEGKLFLDISDRVIYLDKKNEMGLLGMAFHPDFKKNGEFFVYYSSPETPNATSVISRFRVSKDNPDQALADSEEILMKVEQPAWNHNGGTIEFGPDGMLYIVFGDGGAGGDAFHNGQNLSTMLGSICRIDVNHKSPGLNYAIPKDNPFEDGKTPTFATIRKEIWAYGFRNPWRIAFDDKTGKLWAGDVGQGVWEEIDIVVKGGNYGWSVREGKHPFGPNGVEARKHLIEPIWEYDHQVGKSITGGSVYRGKAIPAIQGMYIYGDYVSGKFWALKYDESSKKVTANHVIESPSIPVMTFGTDQNGEMFLTSSFSEIYMLKAK from the coding sequence ATGAAAACGATTACCTCACTCGCGTTGCTGCTGATTCTGGCTGTCTGCCCGCCACTCTCTGCTGAAGAGAAAGTGGATACCTCTCCGGCTCCCGTCAAGCTGGTCAAGGTTTTCCCGTATCTGCAGATTGATCGCCCGATTGTGATTACCCACGCCGGCGATGGCACGGACCGTCTGTTTATCGCCTCGCAGAAGGGAAAGATTTACATCGTTCCCAATACACCCGAAGATGAAGATCTGGAAGAAGGCAAACTCTTCCTCGATATCTCCGATCGTGTGATCTATCTCGACAAGAAAAACGAAATGGGCCTCCTGGGCATGGCCTTCCATCCCGATTTCAAGAAGAACGGCGAGTTCTTCGTCTACTACAGCTCTCCCGAAACTCCGAATGCGACCTCCGTCATTTCCCGCTTCCGGGTTTCCAAGGACAATCCGGATCAGGCCCTCGCAGACTCGGAAGAAATTCTGATGAAAGTCGAACAGCCCGCCTGGAATCATAACGGGGGCACCATCGAATTTGGCCCGGATGGCATGCTGTATATCGTCTTTGGTGATGGCGGTGCTGGCGGCGATGCCTTCCATAACGGCCAGAACCTGTCCACAATGCTCGGATCGATCTGTCGCATCGACGTCAATCACAAATCTCCCGGACTGAACTACGCGATTCCCAAAGACAACCCTTTTGAAGATGGTAAAACACCGACCTTCGCCACGATCCGTAAGGAAATCTGGGCTTACGGTTTTCGTAATCCCTGGCGGATTGCCTTCGATGACAAGACCGGCAAACTCTGGGCCGGCGATGTCGGGCAGGGCGTCTGGGAAGAAATCGATATCGTCGTCAAAGGGGGCAACTACGGCTGGTCGGTCCGTGAAGGCAAACACCCCTTCGGTCCCAATGGTGTCGAAGCCCGCAAGCACCTCATCGAGCCGATCTGGGAATACGATCACCAAGTCGGTAAGTCAATTACCGGTGGATCCGTCTATCGCGGCAAAGCAATTCCCGCGATCCAGGGCATGTACATTTACGGCGATTATGTCTCCGGTAAATTCTGGGCTCTGAAGTATGACGAGAGCAGCAAAAAGGTGACTGCCAATCACGTGATCGAAAGCCCCAGCATCCCCGTAATGACCTTCGGCACCGATCAGAATGGAGAAATGTTCCTGACCTCGTCCTTCAGCGAAATCTATATGCTGAAAGCGAAATAA
- a CDS encoding DUF2237 family protein → MTEKKAKNVLGTELEICSLEPVTGFYRDGCCNTGGSDLGLHTVCTEVTEEFLAFSKERGNDLSTPHPLFEFPGLKPGDRWCLCVERWKEAFEAGMAPKVKLESCHISTLEFVDLEDLQAYAIEA, encoded by the coding sequence ATGACTGAAAAGAAAGCCAAAAACGTGCTCGGCACCGAACTGGAGATCTGTTCTCTGGAACCGGTAACCGGATTTTATCGTGACGGCTGCTGTAACACCGGCGGTTCGGATCTCGGTCTGCACACGGTGTGCACCGAAGTCACAGAAGAATTCCTGGCCTTTTCCAAGGAACGAGGCAACGATCTGAGTACACCTCATCCGTTGTTCGAATTCCCGGGTCTGAAACCCGGCGATCGCTGGTGTCTCTGCGTGGAACGCTGGAAGGAAGCCTTCGAGGCCGGCATGGCCCCCAAGGTAAAACTCGAATCGTGCCACATCTCGACACTGGAATTCGTCGACCTGGAAGATCTGCAGGCCTACGCCATCGAAGCCTGA
- a CDS encoding TIM barrel protein yields the protein MQRREFLKSGMLAGGAAVLGSTAAQAADGKEQKPFNLKYAPHFGMFKNAAGNDPIDQLKFAADQGFTAWEDNGMKKKPKELQQKIADTMEKLNMEMGVFVAHGSIGKLTFTRKDKAVWDEVLKDIKDSVEVAKRVNAKWMTVVPGNLDEGPRSRLAEGYQTANVIELLRRCAEIFEPHGMVMVLEPLNWYANHGGVFLQGSPQAYALCKAVDSPACKILFDVYHQQITEGNLIVNIDQCWDEIGYFQSGDNPGRKEPGTGEINYLNVFKHIHSKGFEGIVGMEHGNSKPGKEGDMAVIEAYREVDQF from the coding sequence ATGCAACGTCGAGAGTTTCTCAAAAGCGGGATGCTGGCAGGGGGAGCCGCTGTGTTAGGTAGTACCGCTGCCCAGGCAGCTGACGGCAAAGAGCAAAAGCCATTTAATCTGAAATACGCGCCCCACTTCGGCATGTTCAAGAATGCCGCGGGCAACGATCCCATCGACCAGCTGAAGTTCGCCGCCGACCAGGGCTTTACCGCCTGGGAAGACAACGGCATGAAGAAGAAACCCAAAGAGCTGCAGCAGAAAATCGCCGACACGATGGAAAAGCTCAACATGGAAATGGGCGTGTTCGTAGCACATGGTTCCATCGGCAAGCTGACCTTCACCCGTAAAGACAAAGCGGTCTGGGACGAAGTCCTCAAAGACATCAAAGACTCCGTCGAAGTTGCGAAGCGGGTCAATGCGAAATGGATGACCGTCGTTCCCGGCAACCTGGATGAAGGTCCCCGTTCCCGTCTGGCTGAAGGTTACCAGACCGCCAACGTGATTGAACTGCTCCGTCGCTGTGCCGAGATCTTTGAACCACATGGCATGGTCATGGTGCTTGAGCCACTCAACTGGTATGCCAATCATGGTGGTGTCTTCCTGCAGGGTTCTCCTCAGGCGTATGCCCTCTGTAAAGCAGTCGACAGCCCAGCCTGTAAGATTCTGTTCGATGTCTACCATCAGCAGATTACCGAAGGCAACCTGATCGTCAACATCGATCAGTGCTGGGATGAGATCGGCTACTTCCAGTCAGGTGATAACCCGGGCCGTAAGGAACCTGGTACGGGTGAGATTAACTACCTGAATGTATTCAAGCATATCCACTCCAAGGGATTTGAAGGTATCGTGGGAATGGAACATGGTAATTCCAAGCCCGGCAAAGAAGGCGACATGGCCGTCATCGAAGCTTATCGTGAGGTCGACCAGTTCTAA
- a CDS encoding YbaN family protein: MLRKSQPQQPESSSDSGLNLDRLAFDEIHPAFLDTLDEQTVPTVTGLRKAIYLVLAAFFFVLGVLGVALPVLPTTPFLLLTSYFLIRTSPRMNRALLRSPVLGQVLKEWQQDGGVRLSVKIQAITIVVLIVGATLIFSPLSVLLKSVLVALACVGILVVIRLPGLK, translated from the coding sequence ATGCTTCGCAAATCGCAGCCGCAACAGCCTGAATCTTCATCCGATTCCGGATTAAATCTGGATCGGCTGGCGTTCGATGAAATTCATCCTGCATTCCTGGATACCCTCGATGAGCAGACCGTCCCCACGGTGACGGGGCTGCGAAAGGCTATTTATCTTGTTCTGGCGGCATTCTTTTTTGTGCTGGGCGTGCTCGGCGTGGCACTGCCTGTGCTCCCGACTACGCCGTTCCTGCTGCTGACCAGCTACTTTCTGATCCGCACTTCTCCCCGGATGAACCGGGCACTGCTGCGTTCTCCCGTACTGGGTCAGGTTCTCAAAGAGTGGCAACAGGATGGTGGTGTGCGGCTGAGCGTCAAAATCCAGGCGATTACGATCGTGGTACTGATCGTCGGCGCGACGCTGATCTTCTCGCCCCTCTCGGTGCTGCTGAAATCCGTACTGGTGGCCCTGGCCTGCGTGGGAATCCTGGTGGTGATTCGCCTGCCTGGTCTGAAGTAA
- a CDS encoding TauD/TfdA family dioxygenase yields MIDQPSAPDLPPAFEIPAAWKGAELFSRDDWLVHLGQRHLADLDSAVKTISSENLSQAEITPERFPLPELGPLLRRVQHRLEHGSGACQIKRVPIENYSQEEREILFWLISVHLGTPVSQSATGEKLFHVRDEGFKVGQAQARGPNTSKRLSFHTDRCDVIGFLCIQQALSGGDNQLVSSVALFNEMRQRWPELTQTLMQPFYYLRHNVDTGNQKPFCRQPIFSMQDGHFAGSFLRVLIERAYASPDLPDMTPEQKQAMDQLEALAETPEMSVTFSQDPGDLLFLNNWVTFHRRDEFTDAEEPELKRHLLRVWLAVPNSRPLDPLFADNYGNTAAGSVRGGMPATAAP; encoded by the coding sequence GTGATTGATCAACCTTCCGCCCCCGACCTGCCTCCCGCATTTGAGATTCCGGCTGCCTGGAAAGGTGCAGAACTCTTCTCCCGAGACGACTGGCTGGTTCACCTGGGTCAACGGCATCTCGCTGATCTGGACTCGGCTGTGAAGACGATCTCGTCAGAAAACCTGAGCCAGGCTGAAATCACCCCCGAACGTTTCCCCCTGCCCGAACTCGGTCCCCTGCTGCGCCGGGTTCAACATCGGCTGGAACACGGGTCGGGAGCCTGCCAGATCAAGCGAGTGCCTATCGAGAACTACTCACAAGAGGAACGCGAGATTCTGTTCTGGCTGATCTCCGTGCATCTGGGAACGCCGGTCTCTCAGAGCGCGACCGGGGAAAAGCTGTTCCATGTGCGGGACGAAGGTTTTAAGGTCGGACAGGCCCAGGCCCGCGGTCCGAACACAAGCAAGCGGCTCAGCTTTCATACCGACCGTTGTGATGTGATTGGTTTTCTGTGCATTCAACAGGCCCTCTCAGGTGGCGATAATCAACTGGTCAGTTCGGTGGCCCTCTTCAATGAAATGCGGCAGCGGTGGCCCGAATTGACGCAAACCTTGATGCAGCCGTTTTACTACCTCAGGCACAACGTCGATACGGGAAACCAGAAGCCGTTCTGTCGGCAACCGATCTTTTCAATGCAGGATGGTCACTTCGCCGGCAGCTTTCTGCGGGTATTGATCGAACGCGCTTATGCTTCACCCGACCTTCCCGATATGACTCCCGAGCAGAAGCAGGCTATGGATCAGCTGGAAGCACTCGCCGAAACGCCGGAAATGAGTGTCACCTTCAGCCAGGATCCGGGGGATCTGCTGTTTTTGAATAACTGGGTCACGTTTCACCGCCGGGATGAATTCACGGATGCGGAAGAGCCGGAACTGAAACGGCACCTGCTGCGGGTCTGGCTTGCGGTTCCCAACAGTCGTCCACTGGATCCCCTGTTTGCTGATAATTACGGGAATACAGCCGCTGGATCTGTTCGCGGAGGCATGCCGGCGACCGCGGCCCCCTGA